The following coding sequences are from one Pseudonocardia sp. EC080619-01 window:
- a CDS encoding glycosyltransferase: MNAPLPPGSVVGVIVTRHRADLLVDSLTAMAKQTHPVSHLIVVDNGPDQPARAAVDACPLPTTWLPSWRNLGGAGGFALGMLHALALGADWVFLADDDGHAADESTLATLLDLANRRGLAAVSPVVADKADPERLAFPLRRGVTWHRTRSALTAGDGDTELLPGIASFFNGALFRASTLEVIGVPDLRLFVRGDEVEMHRRMVRSGLPFGTALHAGYLHPYGSDEFKPMLGGRLHAQDPGDPVKRYYTYRNRGYLMSQPGMRRIGLLELPRFAWYFLVTKRDPRGFRDWLRLLKKGRDERFDRA, from the coding sequence GTGAACGCTCCCCTGCCGCCGGGCTCGGTCGTCGGCGTCATCGTCACCCGGCACCGCGCCGACCTCCTGGTCGACTCGCTCACCGCGATGGCGAAGCAGACCCACCCGGTCTCGCACCTGATCGTCGTCGACAACGGACCGGACCAGCCGGCCCGCGCGGCCGTGGACGCCTGCCCGCTGCCGACGACCTGGCTGCCGTCCTGGCGGAACCTCGGCGGCGCAGGCGGGTTCGCCCTGGGCATGCTGCACGCGCTCGCGCTGGGCGCGGACTGGGTGTTCCTCGCCGACGACGACGGCCACGCCGCCGACGAGTCCACCCTGGCCACCCTGCTGGACCTGGCGAACCGCCGCGGGCTCGCCGCGGTGTCCCCCGTGGTCGCCGACAAGGCCGACCCCGAGCGGCTCGCGTTCCCGCTGCGCCGGGGCGTGACCTGGCACCGCACCCGGTCGGCGCTGACGGCCGGTGACGGGGACACCGAGCTCCTGCCCGGGATCGCGTCGTTCTTCAACGGTGCGCTGTTCCGGGCCTCGACGCTCGAGGTCATCGGCGTCCCGGACCTGCGGCTGTTCGTCCGCGGCGACGAGGTGGAGATGCACCGCCGGATGGTGCGCTCGGGACTGCCGTTCGGCACCGCGCTGCACGCCGGCTACCTGCACCCCTACGGATCCGACGAGTTCAAGCCGATGCTCGGCGGGCGCCTGCACGCGCAGGATCCGGGCGACCCGGTGAAGCGCTACTACACCTACCGCAACCGCGGTTACCTCATGAGCCAGCCGGGGATGCGCCGGATCGGGCTCCTGGAGCTGCCGAGGTTCGCCTGGTACTTCCTGGTGACGAAGCGGGACCCGCGCGGCTTCCGCGACTGGCTGCGCCTGCTGAAGAAGGGCCGCGACGAGCGGTTCGACCGCGCCTGA
- a CDS encoding type IV toxin-antitoxin system AbiEi family antitoxin domain-containing protein, producing MDPLDTLRPDRAGLLRRDTLLATGHGPDEIDRLVRTGALLVVRRGVYRLPDGTTPSPAGMHVLRARSAEPGLAAGAAFSHVTAGLLFRLPFWSVPLTRLHVTRDRRGGGRVRAGTHVHCAPLPETDVVEIDGLRVTSPARTVADLARTLSAERALVTLDAALHRYRIRDPGEPPPPGATTAEEIRAAIDRFAGRRGAPPARRVLSLADDLSESPGESRSRYRMHVAGLPVPVTQWQVPGLPYRTDFAWPDAGVVGEFDGRTKYGRGLRPGDDIEEILWKEKRREDRIRECGLVVVRWIWSEIADTGPEGMVARLCERLAHPVTGPRTGRSGCVTR from the coding sequence ATGGACCCGCTCGACACCCTCCGCCCGGACCGCGCCGGGTTGCTCCGCCGAGACACCCTGCTGGCCACCGGGCACGGCCCCGACGAGATCGACCGCCTCGTGCGGACCGGCGCCCTCCTCGTCGTCCGCCGTGGGGTGTACCGGCTCCCTGACGGGACCACGCCGTCCCCGGCGGGCATGCACGTCCTGCGCGCCCGCAGTGCCGAGCCGGGGTTGGCCGCCGGGGCGGCGTTCAGCCACGTGACCGCCGGTCTGCTGTTCCGGCTCCCGTTCTGGAGCGTGCCGCTCACCCGACTGCACGTGACCAGGGACCGGCGCGGCGGCGGCCGGGTCCGGGCGGGCACCCACGTCCACTGTGCACCGCTGCCGGAGACCGACGTCGTCGAGATCGACGGGCTGCGCGTCACCTCACCGGCGCGGACGGTCGCCGATCTCGCCCGGACGCTGTCTGCGGAGCGGGCACTGGTGACCCTCGACGCCGCGCTCCACCGGTACCGGATACGCGACCCCGGCGAGCCTCCACCACCCGGAGCCACGACCGCAGAGGAGATCAGGGCCGCGATCGACCGGTTCGCGGGTCGTCGTGGCGCCCCACCCGCTCGACGGGTGCTCTCCCTCGCCGACGACCTCTCCGAGAGCCCCGGCGAGTCGCGCAGCCGCTACCGCATGCACGTGGCCGGGCTGCCGGTCCCAGTCACGCAGTGGCAGGTGCCGGGGCTCCCTTACCGGACGGACTTCGCCTGGCCGGATGCGGGAGTCGTCGGGGAGTTCGACGGCCGCACCAAGTACGGCCGTGGGCTGCGGCCGGGCGACGACATCGAGGAGATCCTGTGGAAGGAGAAGCGCCGGGAGGACCGGATCCGGGAGTGCGGGCTCGTCGTCGTGCGCTGGATCTGGTCGGAGATCGCGGACACCGGGCCCGAAGGCATGGTCGCGCGGCTGTGCGAGCGCTTGGCGCACCCCGTCACCGGTCCGCGCACCGGCCGCAGCGGGTGCGTCACCCGGTGA
- a CDS encoding GtrA family protein, protein MTATEPSRAESPAPDGAAAPASRHGLVRQLGSFVVIGALSAVVDFGFYHLLLNLGLWVPVSKGISFVLGTTTAYLLNKRFTFTGANTGGKGRFAGFVALYGTTFAVNVGVNSLVLHLLPPLEYGTSLAWLIAQGTATAINFVMLRYVIFKD, encoded by the coding sequence GTGACCGCCACCGAGCCCTCGCGGGCCGAGAGCCCGGCTCCCGACGGTGCCGCCGCCCCCGCATCGCGCCACGGACTCGTCCGGCAGCTCGGCAGCTTCGTCGTCATCGGCGCGCTCTCGGCCGTCGTCGACTTCGGCTTCTACCACCTGCTGCTGAACCTGGGCCTGTGGGTGCCGGTGTCGAAGGGGATCAGTTTCGTCCTCGGTACGACGACGGCGTACCTGCTCAACAAGCGCTTCACCTTCACCGGCGCGAACACCGGCGGCAAGGGCCGGTTCGCGGGCTTCGTCGCCCTCTACGGGACGACGTTCGCGGTGAACGTCGGCGTGAACTCCCTGGTGCTGCACCTGCTCCCGCCGCTGGAGTACGGCACCTCCCTGGCCTGGCTCATCGCCCAGGGCACCGCCACCGCGATCAACTTCGTGATGCTGCGCTACGTGATCTTCAAGGACTGA
- a CDS encoding transcriptional regulator: MSELDPVIHAQARLRVTATLATLADGDRMTFPRLQEVLEMTAGNLSTHLRKLEDAGYVAITKTHQRRTPVTYVELTRTGRRAFEDYTTALRTLLSPQVDEEVGS, from the coding sequence ATGAGCGAGCTCGATCCCGTCATCCACGCCCAGGCCCGGCTCCGCGTGACCGCCACCCTCGCGACGCTCGCCGACGGCGACCGGATGACCTTCCCCCGTCTCCAGGAGGTGCTGGAGATGACCGCCGGTAACCTGTCGACGCACCTGCGCAAGCTGGAGGACGCCGGCTACGTCGCGATCACCAAGACCCACCAGCGCCGCACCCCGGTCACCTATGTCGAGCTGACGAGAACTGGGCGTCGTGCCTTCGAGGACTACACGACCGCACTGCGCACCCTGCTGTCCCCGCAGGTCGACGAGGAGGTCGGGTCGTGA
- a CDS encoding ABC transporter ATP-binding protein → MSAPVVLDGVTRRYGGTVALDGVDLVLEAGSLTGLLGPNGAGKSTLVNLVSGLRRADSGTVRLFGGDPRVAANRVALGTTPQQTGLPETLRVGEIVRFVSEHFPDPVPAGELLARFGLDGLERRQSGGLSGGQRRRLALALAFAGRPRLVLLDEPTTGLDVEGSRALWDTVREFHAGGGTVLLTTHYLDEIETLAERVVVLAQGRIRADGDVADVRGMVRRSRVTVRATALPDLPGVDLAERDGDRWTLHTADADELVRDLVRSGAAFADLGVAQASLEDAFLSLTGETS, encoded by the coding sequence GTGAGCGCACCCGTCGTGCTGGACGGCGTCACCCGCCGCTACGGCGGCACCGTCGCCCTCGACGGCGTCGACCTCGTCCTGGAGGCCGGCAGCCTCACCGGGCTGCTCGGCCCGAACGGGGCGGGCAAGTCGACGCTGGTCAACCTCGTCTCCGGGCTGCGCCGGGCGGACTCCGGCACGGTGCGGCTGTTCGGCGGCGACCCGCGGGTGGCGGCGAACCGCGTCGCGCTCGGGACGACCCCGCAGCAGACCGGCCTGCCGGAGACACTGCGGGTCGGCGAGATCGTCCGGTTCGTCTCCGAGCACTTCCCGGACCCGGTCCCGGCCGGGGAGCTCCTCGCCCGTTTCGGTCTCGACGGGCTGGAGCGCCGTCAGTCGGGCGGACTGTCCGGCGGGCAGCGACGACGGCTGGCGCTCGCCCTCGCCTTCGCCGGGCGTCCCCGGCTGGTGCTGCTCGACGAGCCGACCACCGGACTCGACGTGGAGGGCAGCCGGGCCCTGTGGGACACCGTCCGCGAGTTCCACGCGGGCGGCGGCACCGTCCTGCTCACCACCCACTACCTGGACGAGATCGAGACCCTGGCCGAACGCGTCGTCGTCCTCGCGCAGGGCCGGATCCGGGCGGACGGCGACGTCGCGGACGTCCGCGGAATGGTCCGGCGCAGCCGGGTCACCGTGCGGGCCACCGCGCTGCCGGACCTGCCCGGCGTCGACCTCGCCGAGCGGGACGGCGACCGCTGGACCCTGCACACCGCCGACGCCGACGAGCTGGTCCGTGACCTGGTGCGGTCCGGCGCGGCGTTCGCCGATCTCGGCGTGGCACAGGCGTCGCTCGAGGACGCGTTCCTCAGCCTGACGGGAGAGACCTCGTGA
- a CDS encoding ABC transporter permease has product MTLVVAHARYLVLEQLRIPVAVLSTALFPALVLAFFVLPFDWVDDPAQATVSVAQLALFGVLSGFLFTFGVGVANDREQPWDPYLRTLPAPPTARIVGRLAVGAFFALLGLLPVVVLGALFTPAYVPPGRLLAAVGMLLVAGLPFLFGGLAIGYSLPTKVALPVTQLVFFPMAFGGGLLMPPEIFPAWLQTASALLPTRGARDLLIWAVGGAAPLPLAVVAFVVWTVALALLAGWAYRRDEGRRFR; this is encoded by the coding sequence GTGACACTGGTCGTCGCGCACGCCCGCTACCTGGTCCTGGAGCAGCTCCGGATCCCGGTCGCGGTGCTGTCCACGGCGCTGTTCCCGGCGCTGGTGCTGGCGTTCTTCGTGCTGCCCTTCGACTGGGTCGACGACCCGGCGCAGGCGACGGTGTCGGTGGCGCAGCTGGCGTTGTTCGGCGTGCTCAGCGGGTTCCTGTTCACCTTCGGCGTGGGCGTCGCGAACGACCGGGAGCAGCCGTGGGACCCCTACCTGCGGACGTTGCCGGCCCCGCCGACGGCCCGGATCGTCGGACGCCTGGCGGTCGGCGCGTTCTTCGCGCTGCTCGGGCTGCTGCCGGTCGTGGTGCTCGGTGCGCTGTTCACCCCGGCGTACGTCCCGCCGGGACGGCTGCTCGCCGCGGTCGGGATGCTGCTGGTCGCGGGACTGCCGTTCCTGTTCGGCGGGCTCGCGATCGGCTACTCGCTGCCGACGAAGGTCGCGCTGCCGGTCACCCAGCTCGTCTTCTTCCCGATGGCCTTCGGCGGCGGGCTGCTCATGCCCCCCGAGATCTTCCCCGCCTGGCTGCAGACGGCGTCCGCCCTGCTGCCCACGCGGGGCGCTCGCGACCTGCTGATCTGGGCGGTCGGTGGGGCCGCGCCGCTGCCACTGGCCGTCGTCGCGTTCGTCGTGTGGACCGTGGCGCTGGCGCTGCTGGCCGGCTGGGCCTACCGCCGGGACGAGGGCCGCCGGTTCCGGTGA
- a CDS encoding DUF1707 domain-containing protein, whose translation MTSPRLPGERREIRISDADRERAAERLNRAMAEGRISVDELQERLTTVYAARFGSDLTPVLSDLPGDPLDLSADVLATPVGPPTVLRVGVSGLKRRGDWRVPSRLRVQSSIGSVLLDFCDTELPEPVVEIELALGAGSARLLVPENATADVDGLVAAYGSVRSKVPARAVHGRPHFRIYGRTSAGSVTVRTRYTFAGRHF comes from the coding sequence GTGACCAGCCCGCGGCTTCCCGGTGAGCGGCGCGAGATCAGGATCTCGGACGCCGACCGCGAGCGTGCCGCGGAGCGCCTGAACCGGGCGATGGCGGAGGGCCGCATCTCCGTCGACGAGCTGCAGGAGCGTCTCACCACGGTCTACGCCGCCCGGTTCGGCTCCGACCTGACACCGGTGCTGTCCGACCTCCCCGGTGATCCGCTGGACCTGAGCGCCGACGTCCTCGCCACGCCGGTCGGCCCGCCGACCGTGCTGCGCGTCGGCGTCAGCGGGCTCAAGCGGCGCGGGGACTGGCGGGTGCCGTCCCGGCTGCGTGTGCAGAGCTCGATCGGCTCGGTCCTGCTCGACTTCTGCGACACGGAGCTGCCGGAGCCGGTCGTCGAGATCGAGCTGGCGCTGGGGGCCGGGTCGGCCCGCCTGCTCGTCCCGGAGAACGCGACGGCCGACGTCGACGGCCTGGTCGCGGCCTACGGCTCGGTCCGGTCCAAGGTCCCGGCCCGCGCGGTGCACGGCAGGCCGCACTTCCGGATCTACGGCCGGACGTCCGCCGGATCGGTCACCGTCCGCACCCGCTACACGTTCGCCGGCCGGCACTTCTGA
- a CDS encoding FAD-binding oxidoreductase: protein MTDTTVPTSIRTDAPARRTASLHGWGRTAPTLAQLVTPRGAEDVAEAVRTAGDRGIIARGLGRSYGDPAQNAGGVVLDMPGMNRIHAIDEGSGVADVDAGVSLDQLMRAALPLGLWVPVLPGTRQVTIGGAIGADVHGKNHHTKGSFGNHVEWLQLVTADGSVKELTPDGPEKDLFWATVGGMGLTGVVVRAKVRLHRTESAYFVVDTDRTDDLDGLLELLTDGSDDTYGYSAAWFDTTATGARTGRSVLTRGSLATVDQLPEKLRAEPLKFDAPQLLTFPDVFPNGLANKLSLTAFSELWFRKAPRRQRGAVQNITAFYQVLDLFGEWNRIFGSKGFLQYQFVVPMGEEAALRRIVERITRSPHKSGLNVFKRFGDGNDAPLSFPTKGWTITVDFPIAPGLSRFCTELDELVLAAGGRLYLAKESRTSPEAFAAGYPRFDEWKAIRDAADPAGVFASDMSRRLSLAL from the coding sequence ATGACGGACACGACCGTTCCCACCAGCATCAGGACCGACGCCCCGGCGCGCCGGACCGCGTCCCTGCACGGCTGGGGACGGACCGCACCCACGCTCGCGCAGCTCGTCACCCCGCGCGGCGCCGAGGACGTCGCCGAGGCGGTTCGCACCGCAGGCGACCGCGGGATCATCGCCCGCGGCCTCGGCCGCTCGTACGGTGATCCCGCGCAGAACGCGGGCGGTGTCGTCCTGGACATGCCCGGGATGAACCGGATCCACGCGATCGACGAGGGCTCCGGCGTCGCCGACGTCGACGCCGGCGTCTCGCTCGACCAGCTGATGCGGGCCGCGCTGCCGCTGGGGCTGTGGGTCCCGGTGCTGCCCGGCACCCGCCAGGTCACGATCGGCGGCGCGATCGGTGCCGACGTGCACGGCAAGAACCACCACACCAAGGGCAGCTTCGGCAACCACGTCGAGTGGCTGCAGCTGGTGACCGCCGACGGCTCGGTGAAGGAGCTGACCCCGGACGGTCCCGAGAAGGACCTGTTCTGGGCGACCGTCGGCGGCATGGGCCTGACCGGCGTCGTCGTGCGGGCGAAGGTGCGGCTGCACCGCACCGAGTCGGCGTACTTCGTGGTCGACACCGACCGCACCGACGATCTCGACGGCCTGCTGGAGCTGCTCACCGACGGCTCCGACGACACCTACGGCTACTCCGCCGCCTGGTTCGACACCACCGCCACCGGGGCGCGGACGGGCCGCTCGGTCCTCACCCGCGGCTCGCTGGCGACCGTCGACCAGCTCCCGGAGAAGCTGCGCGCCGAGCCGCTGAAGTTCGACGCCCCGCAGCTGCTGACCTTCCCCGACGTCTTCCCGAACGGGCTGGCCAACAAGCTGTCGCTGACCGCGTTCAGCGAGCTCTGGTTCCGCAAGGCCCCGCGCCGCCAGCGCGGCGCCGTGCAGAACATCACCGCCTTCTACCAGGTGCTCGACCTCTTCGGTGAGTGGAACCGGATCTTCGGTTCGAAGGGCTTCCTGCAGTACCAGTTCGTCGTCCCGATGGGCGAGGAGGCCGCGCTGCGCCGGATCGTCGAGCGCATCACGCGGTCCCCGCACAAGTCCGGGCTGAACGTGTTCAAGCGGTTCGGCGACGGCAACGACGCGCCGCTGTCCTTCCCCACCAAGGGCTGGACGATCACCGTCGACTTCCCGATCGCGCCCGGCCTGTCCCGGTTCTGCACCGAGCTCGACGAGCTGGTGCTCGCCGCGGGCGGCCGCCTGTACCTGGCCAAGGAGTCGCGGACCTCGCCGGAGGCGTTCGCCGCCGGCTACCCGCGGTTCGACGAGTGGAAGGCGATCCGCGACGCCGCCGACCCGGCGGGCGTCTTCGCCTCCGACATGTCCCGCCGCCTCTCCCTCGCACTCTGA
- a CDS encoding decaprenylphospho-beta-D-erythro-pentofuranosid-2-ulose 2-reductase produces MIDAVGNPQSILLLGGTSEIGLATVRAFAADRPLRVVLAARPGPRLDAARTELEELGCGVETVEFDAAKIETHAEVVTKAFAGGDIDVAVVAFGLLGDNERGWTDVEHAVELAQVNYTATVSTGVALAERFREQGHGSIVAISSVAGERARRSNFVYGSTKAGMDAFYTGLTEALREFGVTVTIVRPGFVHSKMTEGLDPAPLATTPQAVGDVIVDAVRNRKELVWAPAPMRFVMSALRHVPRPIFRKLPI; encoded by the coding sequence ATGATCGACGCCGTCGGCAACCCGCAGAGCATCCTGCTGCTCGGCGGGACCTCCGAGATCGGCCTCGCCACGGTCCGTGCGTTCGCCGCGGACCGCCCGCTGCGGGTCGTGCTGGCCGCCCGTCCCGGGCCCCGCCTCGACGCGGCCCGCACCGAGCTCGAGGAGCTCGGCTGCGGGGTCGAGACCGTCGAGTTCGACGCCGCGAAGATCGAGACCCACGCGGAGGTCGTGACGAAGGCCTTCGCCGGCGGGGACATCGACGTCGCCGTCGTCGCGTTCGGCCTGCTCGGGGACAACGAGCGCGGCTGGACCGACGTCGAGCACGCCGTCGAGCTGGCCCAGGTCAACTACACCGCCACCGTGTCGACCGGCGTCGCGCTGGCCGAGCGGTTCCGCGAGCAGGGCCACGGCTCGATCGTCGCGATCTCCTCGGTCGCCGGTGAGCGGGCCCGGCGCTCGAACTTCGTCTACGGCTCGACCAAGGCCGGGATGGACGCGTTCTACACCGGCCTGACCGAGGCGCTGCGCGAGTTCGGCGTGACCGTCACGATCGTCCGGCCCGGCTTCGTCCACTCGAAGATGACCGAGGGGCTCGACCCGGCGCCGCTCGCGACCACCCCGCAGGCGGTCGGCGACGTCATCGTCGACGCGGTGCGCAACCGCAAGGAGCTGGTCTGGGCACCGGCCCCGATGCGGTTCGTGATGAGCGCCCTGCGGCACGTCCCGCGCCCGATCTTCCGCAAGCTGCCGATCTGA
- a CDS encoding nitroreductase family protein translates to MTDVLDLGPDELLTTTRSVRKRLDLDRPVPMDVVRESLEVALQAPSGSNQQGWHWLVITDPEKRKAVGEYYRQAFMAYRNSSAYPTNRTSGDADRDATQNRVADSALYLAERMSDVPVLVIGALKASADLPASNQAGLWGSLLPAAWSLQIALRARGLGSAWTTLHLQYEKEISELLGVPTDVRQGVLLPVAYYTGDTFKPAKRQPLDTVLHVDGW, encoded by the coding sequence ATGACCGACGTTCTGGACCTGGGCCCCGACGAACTGCTGACCACCACCCGCTCGGTGCGCAAGCGCCTCGACCTGGACCGGCCGGTCCCGATGGACGTGGTCCGGGAGAGCCTCGAGGTCGCGCTGCAGGCCCCGAGCGGGTCGAACCAGCAGGGGTGGCACTGGCTGGTGATCACCGACCCGGAGAAGCGCAAGGCGGTCGGCGAGTACTACCGGCAGGCCTTCATGGCCTACCGCAACTCCTCGGCGTACCCGACCAACAGGACCTCGGGCGACGCCGACCGGGACGCCACCCAGAACCGCGTCGCGGACAGCGCGCTGTACCTCGCGGAGCGGATGAGCGACGTCCCGGTCCTGGTCATCGGCGCGCTGAAGGCCTCGGCGGACCTGCCGGCGAGCAACCAGGCCGGGCTGTGGGGCTCGCTGCTGCCCGCCGCGTGGAGCCTGCAGATCGCGCTGCGCGCCCGCGGGCTGGGCAGCGCCTGGACCACCCTGCACCTGCAGTACGAGAAGGAGATCTCGGAGCTGCTCGGTGTGCCGACGGACGTCCGCCAGGGCGTGCTGCTGCCCGTCGCGTACTACACCGGCGACACCTTCAAGCCCGCGAAGCGGCAGCCGCTGGACACGGTCCTGCACGTCGACGGCTGGTGA
- a CDS encoding acyltransferase produces MSIHAPERSAADGPAAVTSGTPDVPPELGGTASAGVQEGRGEVAALTGLRIVAALWVVAFHFHFTPMPGVEMVTDWLGPLVTQGALGVDLFFVLSGFVIAWTYLEQLGPRLRAREAGRFVWARVARMWPAYAVVFHLFGVWLVARAVFGDTDEVAYQAVQPSLGVVAWFEQLVGIQMWTEPYLDGASWVGPTWSISAEWLAYLLFPLLAVVFFRLRNLPFVVLAAGSLLCVAPLAAAFVVVGSPYYPYSWLVRILGGFSAGVLAMLAVRRLRGRDVASAASSVATFAAVAVPFVLLAGAAHGGGLHGTAVLLFPVLVGALALADRGPVHHLLTRAPVVHGGRISYALYLVHIPVFEVFWFLSDSGVVPAGGETGHLIALTVFVGTLPVAHLLYTLVERPARRWLRALPTRRTAAPARPDTVEPPAARAVLHIDSDAARRDPETSVLPVITAESDVAATEALPVQSRGPAGHTVDNPVGTVRGQRPAPAVAPRPRREHAAPARPVPAQTTDEPAPAGSARWVLDRLAAARSAGVDGPGDGVSADLVAAARLRSGGPGTGSALFTPTVDGPGAADRVERLRSLQAASRAGRPDTTGAAGTGTTTGDAQVTAGRGGVVPAPRAIRSAAALPGSRSGAEHCGRAGRRRDDSHSSAATPIVAASGAAARRRRKRPAHGA; encoded by the coding sequence GTGAGCATCCACGCCCCCGAGCGTTCCGCGGCCGACGGTCCGGCCGCGGTGACGTCAGGCACCCCCGACGTACCGCCCGAGCTGGGCGGGACGGCGTCGGCCGGCGTCCAGGAGGGGCGTGGGGAGGTCGCCGCGCTGACCGGTCTGCGGATCGTCGCGGCGCTCTGGGTGGTCGCGTTCCATTTCCATTTCACCCCGATGCCAGGGGTCGAGATGGTCACCGACTGGCTCGGTCCGCTGGTCACACAGGGTGCCCTCGGGGTGGACCTGTTCTTCGTCCTGAGCGGCTTCGTCATCGCCTGGACGTACCTGGAACAGCTCGGGCCGCGGCTGCGGGCGCGGGAGGCAGGCCGGTTCGTCTGGGCCCGGGTGGCACGGATGTGGCCGGCCTACGCCGTCGTCTTCCACCTCTTCGGGGTGTGGCTGGTGGCCCGGGCGGTGTTCGGGGACACCGACGAGGTCGCCTACCAGGCCGTGCAGCCGTCGCTGGGCGTCGTGGCGTGGTTCGAGCAACTCGTCGGGATCCAGATGTGGACCGAGCCGTACCTGGACGGGGCGTCCTGGGTCGGGCCGACCTGGTCGATCAGCGCGGAGTGGCTCGCCTACCTTCTGTTCCCGCTGCTCGCGGTGGTGTTCTTCCGCCTGCGGAACCTGCCGTTCGTGGTCCTCGCCGCCGGGTCGCTGCTCTGCGTCGCGCCGCTGGCCGCGGCGTTCGTCGTGGTCGGGTCGCCCTACTACCCGTACAGCTGGCTGGTGCGGATCCTCGGCGGGTTCTCCGCCGGTGTGCTCGCGATGCTGGCGGTGCGCAGGCTGCGCGGCCGGGACGTCGCGTCCGCCGCGTCGTCGGTCGCGACGTTCGCCGCGGTGGCCGTCCCGTTCGTCCTCCTCGCCGGCGCCGCCCACGGCGGCGGGCTGCACGGCACGGCCGTCCTGCTCTTCCCGGTCCTCGTCGGTGCGCTCGCGCTCGCCGACCGCGGACCGGTGCACCACCTGCTCACCCGTGCGCCCGTGGTGCACGGCGGGCGCATCTCGTACGCGCTCTACCTCGTCCACATCCCCGTGTTCGAGGTCTTCTGGTTCCTGAGCGACTCGGGTGTCGTCCCCGCCGGCGGCGAGACCGGACACCTGATCGCGCTCACCGTCTTCGTGGGGACTCTGCCCGTGGCACACCTGCTCTACACGCTCGTCGAACGTCCGGCCCGTCGCTGGCTGCGCGCGCTGCCCACCCGTCGTACGGCGGCGCCGGCCCGCCCGGACACCGTCGAGCCGCCCGCGGCGCGGGCCGTGCTGCACATCGACTCCGACGCCGCCCGTCGCGACCCGGAGACCTCCGTGCTGCCGGTGATCACCGCGGAGAGCGACGTGGCCGCCACCGAGGCACTGCCGGTCCAGTCCCGCGGGCCGGCCGGCCACACTGTGGACAACCCTGTGGGCACCGTGCGTGGACAGCGCCCTGCCCCGGCCGTCGCCCCGCGGCCCCGCCGCGAGCACGCGGCACCGGCCCGGCCGGTGCCGGCGCAGACCACGGACGAGCCCGCCCCGGCCGGGTCGGCCCGCTGGGTGCTCGACCGGCTGGCCGCGGCCCGCTCCGCCGGTGTCGACGGGCCGGGCGACGGTGTCTCCGCGGACCTGGTCGCGGCGGCCCGGCTGCGCAGTGGCGGCCCGGGCACCGGGTCGGCGCTGTTCACCCCGACCGTCGACGGGCCGGGGGCCGCCGACCGGGTGGAGCGGCTGCGGTCGCTGCAGGCGGCCTCCCGCGCGGGCCGGCCGGACACCACCGGCGCCGCCGGTACCGGCACGACCACCGGCGACGCGCAGGTCACGGCCGGGCGCGGCGGGGTCGTCCCGGCCCCGCGCGCCATCCGGTCGGCGGCGGCCCTTCCGGGCAGCCGCTCCGGTGCCGAGCACTGCGGTCGCGCCGGTCGCCGCCGGGACGACAGCCACTCCAGCGCCGCGACGCCGATCGTCGCCGCGTCGGGTGCGGCGGCCCGCCGTCGTCGCAAGCGGCCCGCGCACGGGGCCTGA